From a region of the Aeoliella mucimassa genome:
- a CDS encoding glycoside hydrolase family 43 protein, translating into MRALKIGSLIVVAMAIQSVGVAQPPATSGNPVVEGWYADPEGLIFENTYWIYPTYSAPYGEQTFFDCFSSKDMVHWQKHSRVLKADDVKWASYAMWAPSVIKKEDKYYFFFGANDIQNDEALGGIGVAVSDSPEGPFKDHLGKPLIDKFHNRAQPIDQFAFKDVDGTYYLIYGGWRHCNIAKLNDDFSGFIPFEDGETFREITPDRYVEGPIMFVRNDKYYFMWSEGGWTGPNYSVAYAIADSPFGPFKRIGKVLKQDPEVATGAGHHSVIQIPGKDEWYAVYHRRPLGETDGNHRVTCIDRMEFDDQGLIKPIKITFDGVEPRPLD; encoded by the coding sequence ATGCGTGCGCTCAAAATCGGCTCGTTGATCGTGGTCGCTATGGCGATACAGTCGGTGGGGGTGGCTCAGCCGCCAGCGACTTCCGGCAATCCGGTGGTCGAAGGTTGGTACGCCGACCCTGAAGGATTGATTTTTGAGAACACTTATTGGATCTACCCGACGTATTCGGCACCGTACGGAGAGCAGACTTTCTTTGATTGCTTCTCGTCCAAGGATATGGTGCATTGGCAGAAACACTCGCGAGTGTTGAAGGCCGACGACGTTAAGTGGGCGAGCTATGCGATGTGGGCTCCCTCGGTGATCAAGAAAGAAGACAAGTACTACTTCTTCTTTGGGGCCAACGACATCCAAAACGACGAAGCCCTTGGTGGCATCGGGGTTGCAGTTTCCGACAGCCCGGAAGGACCCTTTAAGGACCATCTTGGCAAGCCACTGATCGATAAGTTTCATAATCGTGCGCAGCCGATCGACCAGTTTGCCTTCAAGGATGTCGATGGCACCTACTATCTGATCTATGGCGGTTGGCGTCATTGCAATATTGCCAAGCTCAACGACGACTTCAGCGGATTCATTCCTTTCGAAGATGGCGAAACGTTTCGCGAGATCACTCCGGATCGTTACGTGGAAGGCCCGATCATGTTCGTCCGCAACGACAAGTACTACTTCATGTGGTCGGAGGGGGGATGGACGGGGCCCAACTATAGCGTGGCGTACGCAATTGCCGACTCACCGTTCGGCCCATTCAAGCGGATTGGCAAGGTGTTAAAGCAAGATCCCGAGGTCGCCACCGGTGCGGGCCACCATTCGGTGATTCAGATCCCCGGCAAGGACGAATGGTACGCAGTCTACCATCGCCGACCGTTGGGCGAGACCGACGGAAACCATCGGGTGACTTGCATCGATCGCATGGAATTCGACGACCAAGGTCTTATCAAGCCGATCAAGATTACTTTCGATGGAGT
- a CDS encoding sodium:solute symporter family transporter: MAGEPQTESPNGFLHWQSLPKLPNPVGVAGPFVGVDHDALVVAGGANFPKQPYWENDKVWHADAWVLTRDSEESYQWHSGFALDAPMAYGAVANTSKGIACLGGDDGKQVSKKCFLLRWMPESQKLERTPLPDLPAPCAYGAATSFGDVVYLACGQADRSLLSATTNLWRLDLNDPKPAWESLAPLPGPERAFNDTIAQHNGFNTCVYVFGGRCVKSESTSADDIVPLSDLYEFNPTTNTWRRRADLPHPLMAGTAIPAGQSHIIALSGADGSLWEQAAELKLDHPGFKKQSLAYHTITNTWVEAGETPANAVTTPATQWGDRYVLASGERQPGVRTDEVWLIELKQQDHSFGAIDFSVLGVYLIAMVGVGVFFARQNKSTDDYFRGGQKVLWWAAGCSIFATMLSSITFMAIPAKAYAQDLVYLLGNCMILAVAPIAVYLALPFFRQIDATSAYEYLEKRFNRLVRLFASASFTLFHLFRMGIVMSLAALTLATVTPLSPVESVLLMGVLSILYCTLGGVEAVIWTDTIQTVVLLGGAVVCLSVMLWGTGDSAESWSQLAWQEGKLQFANLHLDPTSASLALWVVVIGGIGQNISSYTADQAVVQRYMTTPDQSRAARSIWFAAILAIPASFLFFFMGTALFLFYHSHPEKLDPTFTTDQILPLFIANELPVGIAGLLVAGIFAAAQSTVSTSMNSTATAVVTDFLRPFAVLRSEHGYLQAARGFTLLFGVIGTVIALLFVSPDIRSLFDQFVKVIGLFMGVLGGLFALGMLTRRATGIGALVGAIAGAVIMLGMPYYSDINGFLYATIGVTFCFAIGYLVSLLVPAQQANIAGLTLFSLKKSSSRGPSQSVVG; encoded by the coding sequence GGTCTGGCACGCGGATGCCTGGGTGCTGACTCGCGACAGCGAAGAGAGCTACCAATGGCATTCAGGATTTGCGCTGGATGCTCCTATGGCCTACGGGGCGGTCGCTAATACGTCGAAGGGCATCGCTTGTCTGGGGGGAGACGATGGCAAGCAGGTTTCCAAGAAGTGCTTCTTGCTCCGTTGGATGCCCGAATCACAAAAATTAGAGCGAACTCCCCTGCCCGACCTACCGGCACCTTGCGCGTATGGCGCAGCGACCAGCTTCGGCGACGTGGTCTACCTCGCTTGTGGTCAGGCAGATCGATCGCTACTGAGTGCAACAACTAACCTCTGGCGGCTGGATCTTAACGATCCCAAGCCGGCCTGGGAAAGCCTTGCTCCGTTGCCAGGGCCTGAGCGAGCTTTCAACGATACGATTGCCCAACACAATGGCTTCAATACGTGTGTGTATGTGTTCGGGGGCCGCTGCGTGAAGAGCGAGAGTACGTCGGCCGACGACATCGTTCCCCTCAGCGATCTCTACGAGTTCAACCCAACCACAAACACCTGGCGACGGCGTGCCGATCTGCCGCATCCACTGATGGCGGGCACCGCCATACCGGCTGGTCAGTCCCATATCATTGCTCTATCGGGAGCGGATGGTTCGCTGTGGGAGCAAGCTGCCGAGCTAAAGCTTGATCATCCTGGTTTCAAGAAACAGTCGCTCGCATACCATACGATTACCAATACGTGGGTCGAGGCCGGCGAAACACCAGCCAACGCGGTGACCACTCCCGCGACCCAGTGGGGAGATCGATACGTGCTCGCTTCCGGCGAACGGCAACCAGGCGTTCGGACCGATGAGGTCTGGTTGATCGAACTGAAGCAACAGGATCATTCGTTTGGTGCGATCGATTTCTCGGTATTGGGTGTTTATCTTATTGCGATGGTCGGCGTTGGTGTGTTCTTTGCTCGGCAAAACAAGAGTACCGACGATTACTTTCGCGGAGGTCAAAAGGTACTTTGGTGGGCGGCCGGATGCAGTATTTTTGCCACGATGCTTAGTTCCATCACATTCATGGCGATCCCCGCTAAGGCGTATGCTCAGGACTTGGTGTACTTGCTGGGAAATTGCATGATTCTGGCAGTCGCGCCGATTGCTGTGTACTTGGCGTTACCTTTCTTCCGCCAGATCGATGCAACGAGTGCGTACGAATACTTGGAGAAACGCTTTAATCGTTTGGTGCGACTGTTTGCGAGCGCATCGTTCACCTTGTTTCACTTGTTTCGGATGGGCATCGTAATGTCCCTGGCCGCACTCACGCTGGCTACGGTTACACCACTGTCGCCAGTCGAGAGTGTTCTGCTGATGGGAGTGTTGAGTATCCTCTACTGCACCCTCGGTGGGGTGGAAGCAGTGATCTGGACCGATACCATCCAAACGGTGGTGCTTCTCGGCGGTGCTGTAGTCTGTCTATCAGTGATGCTCTGGGGCACCGGAGATTCTGCGGAGAGTTGGTCTCAACTCGCCTGGCAAGAAGGCAAGCTGCAATTTGCCAATCTGCATCTTGATCCCACGAGTGCTTCGTTGGCGTTGTGGGTAGTGGTGATCGGCGGAATTGGCCAGAACATTTCTTCGTACACTGCCGATCAAGCCGTGGTGCAACGCTACATGACGACACCTGATCAAAGTCGCGCGGCCCGTTCCATTTGGTTTGCTGCCATCCTGGCGATTCCGGCGAGCTTCTTGTTCTTTTTCATGGGAACTGCGTTGTTCTTATTTTACCACTCGCATCCAGAGAAGCTTGATCCTACGTTCACAACCGATCAAATCCTGCCTCTGTTCATCGCCAATGAGTTGCCAGTTGGTATTGCAGGCCTACTGGTTGCTGGCATCTTCGCCGCTGCTCAGTCGACGGTTTCTACCAGCATGAATTCTACTGCAACAGCGGTGGTCACCGATTTTCTTCGTCCATTCGCTGTACTGAGATCGGAGCACGGATATTTACAAGCTGCCCGCGGCTTCACCTTGCTGTTCGGTGTGATCGGTACCGTGATCGCACTGTTGTTTGTCAGTCCCGACATTCGCTCGCTGTTCGACCAATTCGTCAAGGTTATCGGGCTCTTCATGGGCGTGTTGGGGGGGCTGTTTGCATTGGGCATGCTCACACGACGTGCCACTGGAATAGGAGCCTTGGTAGGTGCGATAGCTGGCGCAGTGATCATGCTCGGCATGCCCTACTATTCAGATATCAATGGCTTCTTGTACGCAACAATCGGAGTCACTTTCTGTTTTGCGATTGGCTACCTTGTAAGTCTCCTGGTGCCTGCGCAGCAGGCGAATATCGCAGGGCTGACACTTTTTTCCCTCAAAAAGTCCTCTTCTCGCGGCCCAAGCCAGTCGGTTGTGGGTTAA
- a CDS encoding sugar-binding domain-containing protein encodes MMNRNVALPLFTLLAILAAASVSPLRAQDAAEWKPVDPPMLTRWAKDIDPNQPLPEYPRPQLTRSDWMNLNGLWQYAITDKQSTRPINWDGQILVPYPVESALSGVKRSLKPEDALYYSRKFEVPSDWSGKRILLHFGAVDYRCQVFVNYKRVGSHEGGYDPFSFDITPYLTGDKEQSLMVKVTDPTYTEGQPRGKQTLSPAGIMYTPTSGIWQTVWLEPVADGGVEDLIIVPDVDGESVKVTVDLYGDSKDTVSVEVKGGESISGAAGEELTVPVKSPRLWSPEDPYLYDMTIQVEQQGKVVDEIGTYFGMRSIKKAEVDGVQRLLLNGKPLFMFGPLDQGFWPDGVYTAPTDEALKYDIEITKKLGFNTTRKHIKVEPARWYYHADRLGLIVWQDMPSANSYDTPPGGRPAVDKDAYETQLKALIDNLENHPAIVMWIVFNESQGKHDTAKLVRIVRDLDPSRLVNEDSGFQGHGGPYRGFGDLFDCHPYPAPRVFDAPEGKAFALGEYGGIGLKMGNNPWQAKGWGYTTTKNSRELEDLYAQFTGMLKKFNEENGLTSAIYTQLTDVEIEINGLLTYDRQLKIDPEWIAKANRFEWDGPKYVPLVADSRTSSVEYTYTFTQPGDEWMQPACDTSSWKTGEGGFGTRETPNIGKLGTKWNTSDIWLRREVDLPELDAEQLSQLVLQIYHDDDVKVYFNGVLAIDKSGFESNYASVSVSDEARQALKPGEKNLVAIHCHQGTGGQYIDFGLGVLDPNRPVSSESASADGKGEQVSKTFTRTAQVEQQLDYLFYLPSDYDANRTEGWPLMLFLHGAGERGSDVSKVKVHGPPKLVANGKDLPCILVSPQCPKGRVWNVDELNGLLDSIMEEYNVDADRVYLTGLSMGGFGTWNLGTSNPERFAALAPICGGGDEIAVMLAADEKKETLRNLPVWAFHGEIDPVVPLEASQKMVDALKKIGSEKVKFTTYPEAAHDSWTQTYDNPEFFKWMFEQKRGK; translated from the coding sequence ATGATGAACCGAAACGTCGCTTTGCCCCTGTTTACCCTCTTGGCAATTCTTGCCGCAGCCAGTGTTTCCCCTTTGCGAGCCCAGGATGCGGCGGAGTGGAAGCCGGTTGACCCGCCGATGCTCACCCGTTGGGCCAAGGATATTGATCCGAATCAGCCGCTGCCCGAGTATCCTCGTCCGCAGTTGACTCGTTCCGACTGGATGAACCTCAATGGGCTGTGGCAATACGCGATAACCGACAAGCAGTCAACGCGTCCGATTAACTGGGATGGCCAGATCCTCGTTCCTTATCCCGTGGAAAGTGCCTTGAGCGGTGTTAAGCGATCGCTCAAGCCTGAGGATGCTCTGTATTACAGTCGCAAGTTCGAAGTACCCAGCGATTGGAGCGGAAAACGCATTCTCTTGCACTTCGGTGCTGTCGACTACCGCTGCCAAGTGTTTGTGAATTACAAACGCGTCGGCAGTCACGAGGGAGGTTACGATCCCTTTAGTTTCGACATTACCCCCTACCTGACCGGTGACAAAGAGCAATCGCTTATGGTAAAAGTCACCGACCCCACCTACACCGAAGGTCAACCGCGCGGCAAGCAAACGCTTAGTCCCGCCGGCATTATGTACACGCCGACTTCCGGTATCTGGCAAACCGTCTGGCTCGAACCCGTCGCCGATGGCGGTGTTGAAGATCTGATAATCGTACCGGATGTCGATGGCGAATCGGTAAAGGTCACCGTCGATCTCTATGGCGATTCCAAAGATACGGTTTCCGTCGAAGTGAAAGGTGGTGAGTCGATCAGCGGCGCCGCAGGCGAAGAGTTGACCGTTCCTGTGAAATCGCCGCGACTCTGGAGCCCCGAAGATCCTTATCTGTACGACATGACGATTCAGGTCGAACAGCAAGGCAAGGTTGTCGACGAAATCGGAACCTACTTCGGTATGCGATCCATCAAGAAAGCCGAAGTCGATGGTGTTCAGCGCTTGCTGCTCAACGGCAAGCCGCTGTTCATGTTTGGTCCGCTCGATCAGGGCTTCTGGCCCGATGGTGTGTATACCGCGCCGACGGATGAAGCTCTGAAGTATGATATCGAAATCACCAAGAAGCTTGGATTCAATACGACACGTAAGCACATCAAGGTCGAACCCGCTCGGTGGTACTACCATGCCGATCGGTTGGGACTGATTGTCTGGCAAGACATGCCTTCGGCCAACTCGTACGACACCCCACCCGGCGGTCGTCCTGCAGTCGATAAAGATGCCTACGAAACCCAACTTAAGGCCTTGATCGACAATCTGGAGAATCATCCAGCGATCGTGATGTGGATTGTGTTTAACGAAAGCCAAGGCAAGCACGATACCGCGAAGCTGGTTCGCATCGTTCGAGACCTCGATCCTTCGCGTCTGGTGAACGAAGATAGTGGTTTCCAAGGCCATGGTGGACCTTACCGGGGATTCGGCGACTTGTTCGACTGCCACCCCTACCCTGCCCCGCGAGTGTTCGATGCCCCTGAGGGCAAGGCCTTCGCCTTGGGCGAGTACGGTGGTATCGGCCTGAAAATGGGCAATAACCCCTGGCAAGCCAAGGGATGGGGTTACACGACGACCAAAAACTCGCGCGAACTCGAAGACCTGTATGCCCAGTTCACTGGCATGCTCAAGAAGTTCAACGAAGAGAATGGTCTCACCAGTGCCATCTATACTCAGCTGACCGACGTCGAAATCGAAATCAATGGTTTGTTGACTTATGATCGCCAACTGAAGATCGATCCCGAGTGGATCGCCAAGGCGAATCGCTTTGAGTGGGACGGTCCCAAGTACGTTCCATTGGTAGCCGACTCGCGAACTTCGTCTGTTGAGTACACCTACACGTTCACCCAACCTGGCGACGAGTGGATGCAACCAGCTTGTGACACCAGCAGCTGGAAGACCGGCGAAGGTGGTTTTGGCACCCGCGAAACGCCAAACATCGGAAAGCTTGGCACCAAGTGGAACACATCCGACATCTGGCTGCGTCGCGAAGTTGATCTGCCAGAATTGGATGCCGAGCAACTGTCGCAGTTGGTGCTTCAGATCTATCACGACGACGACGTGAAGGTCTACTTCAATGGTGTGTTGGCCATTGATAAGAGCGGTTTCGAATCGAACTACGCCAGCGTTAGCGTAAGCGATGAAGCACGACAGGCCCTCAAGCCTGGCGAAAAGAACTTGGTTGCCATCCATTGTCATCAAGGCACTGGTGGGCAGTACATTGATTTCGGTCTGGGAGTGCTCGATCCGAATCGTCCGGTTTCTAGTGAATCGGCTTCTGCCGACGGAAAAGGAGAGCAGGTTAGCAAAACCTTCACCCGCACCGCGCAAGTAGAACAGCAGCTTGATTACTTGTTTTACTTGCCGAGCGACTACGATGCGAACCGCACGGAAGGCTGGCCACTGATGCTCTTCCTGCACGGGGCCGGAGAACGTGGTTCCGACGTGTCGAAGGTAAAGGTACATGGCCCACCGAAACTGGTAGCCAACGGGAAAGACCTGCCGTGCATTCTGGTTTCTCCGCAATGCCCGAAAGGCCGCGTGTGGAACGTCGACGAGCTGAATGGCCTGCTCGATTCGATCATGGAAGAGTACAACGTGGATGCCGATCGTGTGTATCTCACTGGATTGAGCATGGGAGGTTTTGGAACCTGGAATCTGGGAACCTCAAATCCCGAACGTTTTGCAGCCCTCGCGCCCATCTGTGGTGGCGGCGACGAGATTGCCGTGATGCTGGCCGCCGACGAGAAGAAAGAAACGCTTCGCAACTTGCCCGTGTGGGCGTTCCACGGAGAGATTGATCCCGTAGTGCCGCTGGAGGCCTCGCAAAAGATGGTCGACGCGCTCAAGAAGATTGGGTCGGAGAAGGTGAAGTTCACCACCTATCCCGAAGCGGCTCACGACTCGTGGACCCAAACCTACGACAATCCCGAGTTCTTTAAGTGGATGTTCGAGCAAAAGCGGGGCAAATAG